Part of the Longimicrobium sp. genome is shown below.
TGCGCGTCCAGCCGGTCCGCGCGCACGGTCACCGCGGCGAAGATCATCCGCACCTGGAAGCCGATGCGCGTCCGGGCGGGCGCAAGGATCACCGGCCCGCACGCCGCCACTGCCTCGGCGAAGCGCCGGTAGAGCTCCACCACGTGCTGACCCTTCCCCGCCAGGTGCTGCTCGACGGAGGCGACCACGCACGAATGCGTCTGGTTGACGTTCGCGAACGGCCGCCCGCACGTCGGGCATCGCCACAACTCGCGATCATGCATCGCTTCCACCCCGTCTGGCGCCGACAGCGGTCCTTCACCCTCCGTTTCCGGGATTGGCGGGCACCGGGGTGGCACCCGCCGTGAACAGCATCCGCCAGCCGAGCGTCAGGGGCAGA
Proteins encoded:
- a CDS encoding DUF5655 domain-containing protein, encoding MHDRELWRCPTCGRPFANVNQTHSCVVASVEQHLAGKGQHVVELYRRFAEAVAACGPVILAPARTRIGFQVRMIFAAVTVRADRLDAHVVLARRLEHPRFTRVESISPRNHVHHFRIRHADEIDAEVAAWLRESYAVGEQRHLD